In Chryseobacterium oryzae, the genomic stretch AGCTCGTAATAAAGAGATTTATTTTTGTTAAAATCTTCTTTTACCGCTTTTACTACTTCGTTTTCTTTGTATAAATAGCTTAAGAAAAGCTTGTATTTGAAATAATTTTCGTCTTCAAGCTCATTTCTCAGCTTGGCAAACTCTTCACGGAAATAAGCATTTATTTTTTTCGTTCGTTCAGAATAATTTTTCCCGAAAGACTTATCTTCATTAGAAATTCTGTCACCAATTTTAATGGTAATGCTTCCATTATAGATGATGAAATCTCCTTTTGGCAATACTTCAGAATTTCCGTGGATATATAAGGGTAAAACATCCAGATTCAGCTGTTCTGCAAGATAAAATGCCCCTTTATGAAAACGTTTTATATTATTGTCAAAAGATCTTTCTGCCTCAGGAAATACGATGAGCGAATATCCCTGATCTGTTTTTTCGCGAAGTTTATCAAGCCCGTTTTCTATGCCCTGAGAAACCGGATAAAACCCTAAAGCTCTCACCATTTTTCCGAAAACAGGCGAATTGTAGACCCAATCGTTCACGAGAAAAATAATTTTAGGATTCACCAATGCTACTGCCAAAGTATCTAGAAACGAAGTGTGATTAGCAATAATAATGGCAGGTTTGCTAAAGTTTTCATTCGGATTTCGGATTATTTTTTTCGTTACAAAAGGATTGGTGTATAAAACCGACCCCAAAAATTTTGCAACAAGCAGTTTAATCATATACAATGTTTTCCCATGGGATTTTTTAGCAAAAAAACTTCCGAAAACAGAGATGGTAAAACCAAATAAACCATAATATAAAAACGATAAGACAGAATGCAGGAAAAGCCTTAATGTAATGGGCGAAAGCCCTTTTTTTGTTCGGTTGGTAATGAGAAATCTAAACCAGAAAGGATACAAAGTTGAGGTAATCACAATAACCGAAAACATCCCGATTAATGCAACTAAAGCAAGAGAATGCAAAGCTGGATGCTTAGCGAAAATAAGTGATCCGATGGATAAAATGGTAGTGAAAACAGCCAGAATGATAGAAACTCTGTATGTGGGAAGCTCGTTTTTTCCTGTTGTATATTCTTTCTGCATTGCTTTGGTGAGAAAAATGCTGAAATCGTCTCCAACACCAAAAACCAGAGTGCAGACCACGGTACTGAAAATATTAAGTTCCAGACCTAAGAAATAGAGTAGCCCCGCCGTTACGATTCCTGTTAAAACAATAGGGAACATAGTTAAGAGCGATAATTCAAAATTTCTGAAGAAAAGAATAATTGTGATAACAATTGCAAGAAGCGAGTAATTGATTAAAGTATTGAAATCATTTTTCAGCAGACCCAAAAAATTCTCATTCATCTGTTGGCGGTCTATTGCCAGAGCTTTCTGGTTTTTTTCAACATCATTTATAAAGGCATCTCTGTTTTTATCATCTACTTTCACCACATTAGATAGGGTATAAAAACCCTTATCATTGCTTAAGAATTCCCCAATTTGAAGTGCTTTTATTTTTTCATATTCCTTTAGGCTTATAACAGAATAGGCTTTGTTTAAATTATGGCTGAACTGATCAAATGCAGAAGAATTGAAACCAAATTTATTTCCATTCTCAATCAGCTCGTTAATGGTCTCATTTTTTTTATTCTGATTCCAGAAGTCTTTCCATTGGGCAAGTTTTTTTTGCTGATCTTTTTCAGATAAAACGATACTTCCGATGGAGTTGTAGCTCAGTATTTTCCCTTGTTTTTTTTCTTTTTCTAAAAACTGAGACAGATCCGAATTTTTTTTCAAAGTCTGCTGTTCAGAATTGCCGTAAGCAATAGTATAAACAGATTTTGAAGTGATATCAGAAAGTTTCTGAATTTTAGCTTCGGTTATTTTTAGATCTTCCGGAATGAAATTAAGATCTCCGATGTTTTTATTAAAACCCACATGCCGGAAACCGAAAAAACAAGCCAATATGATAACCGAACACGCTATAATGAGCGGTTTGTTTTTTTCGTAAGGATAATTACCGATTTTGTCTATAAAATTGCTTTTGGAATGTTCGTTCTTTTGTTTTGGATGATACAATTGCGGAACAATAATAAGTGCTGCAAAAGAAGAAATGAAAACCGTCATTGCAGCAAAAAGACCAAGATCTTTTAAAGCTTCGGAACGTACAAATACCAAACAGAGAAATGAAACTGCCGTTGTGGCACTACTCAAGATAATAGGCTGCGTAATTTCTTTGTAAAGCTCTTCAATATTATTGTTGTGTTTGTAATGCGTAAGAATATGGAGTGCATAATCTATGGTAATTCCTATTAAGATGGCACCAATTCCGAGGGAAATGGCAGAAACTTTGTCTTTTATAAAATAAAGAATCAGCAAAGAGAGAAAAACTGAGAAAACTGTAGGTAAAAAAACAATGAGAGGGGTGAAGAAATTCCTGAAATAATACATCAGTAAAATAAGTAGAACCCCCATGGAAATAACAACGGTATTCTGAATGTCTTTTTTAATCTGCTGCGCATTGGCAACAGCAATGACGGGCGAGCCGAAATAGCTGATTTCTGTTTTTCCTTTAAATTCTTTGTTGAGATTGTCTTTGATATTATTTAAACTGTTGATGAAAATTTCATTGTTTTTGGTGTCGTTGCTTTTATTTTTCGGATTGATGAAAAGCAACAGGTTTTTTCCGTCTTTAGTGATGATATAGTTGTCTTCCAGCTTAAAATCTTTACTGATGTTGAGTGTATTAAGCTTCTTTATGCCTAAAAAAGTAATACCGAGCGGGTCTTTTTTGATGAATTCTTTGGTAACAAGACTTGCAGGCGAAATCAAAGACATATAATTGCTTTCTACCTGCTTAGAAATACTGTCTTTATCAAGCCTTCTGCTAATTTCCTGATAATCTTTTTCATCTAGAAACAGCGGTAAATTCTGATTGACAAAATCGAAAGTTTCAGAAATTTCATCGTCATTCACTTTTCCCTGAACTGAGGCAATGTATTTCTCTAAGGGCTGAATTTTATTTAAAAAAGAATCTGCAGTTTCAGAAAGCTGAAAATCATTCTCATTAGATTTTTTCTCAATGATTACAATAATTTTGTCTGAAAAATTGAGTTGATTCAGCACTTTTGCCGTAAGATCAGATTTTTCATTTTTAGGAATAATCTGCGAAATATCTTCTTCAAAATTAATTTTGGAGGCGAAAAATCCGCAAACCATCAAAAAAAACAAAGCGAAAGCTAAGGATGTTATTCTGTTCTTGGAAATTAAATAATATAAGTGAATAAAAATGCGGTGCATTGTAAGATAAAATCTGATTGCAAATTTAATTTTTTAGTCTCACGCTCAAAACTTTATTCATTAAGTTTTGCTGTTTATAGGTAAAAAATCTATTTTTGCAGAGTTAAGATTCACGGCAGAGCCTAACATTACATTCTGAGGTGTATGTTGCAAAACAATGATGAAAAAATAAGTTCCTTTCTTTTTACAGCAATTCTTCCGTTTTTGCTGATATTCATAGTTTATTACGGCTTTCAATCATCTTATGTTGCACTGAAAACCATGGAGAAAGCTCCTGATTTTATGTTTTCTTCAGTGTATGCCTACCGCGTGATACCCAATTTTTTGAGTGTATATTTTACTGATTTTCTTAGTTATTTCATTAATACCAATCTACCCGGAGCAAAATCATTCATTTTAAAGCACGGTACCATTTTTTATCACAGTATTTTTTTGATTAATGCTGTTTTTTTTACAGCATCGTCTGTGGTTTTAGATAAGATTTTAAAGTTCAGCCCCAATGTTTTGGCTTCTGATATAAGAATAAGAAGACTTTTACAATTGGTTGGTTTTTTTGTAATAGCCATTGTGCAGTATGTTCCTACCAATTGCGATTCTTTAGCAGTATTCTTTTTTCTTCTGGGAATTTATTTCAGTTTAAAATATTATAAATTCAGGAAGAATATAGATTTAATGATGCTGTGCAGTACTGTTTTTATTGCGACTTTCGTACGGGAAACAGCCTGTCTAAATATTGCTTTTTTTGGATCTCTGTTTTTCAATTACAGAAATTTTAAACTTAGCAACTTCAGATTTTACAGAGAATTGCTCATGGTGGTTTTTGCCTTTATAATTCCTTACGTTGGTCTGCGACTCATTATCCAGCAAGAAGCGTCATTAGCAGAAGGTTTTTATTTACAGCAGAATTTTAGCAGTCCGTTTAATTTGGCAGGTCTACTTTTTGGGACGATTTTTCTGTATTTTTTCTATACAATTTGTGGAACCGGGGAGCGTATTGTTTTTAAAAATTTTATAATTCTGTCTGTTCCTTACCTCGGAATGATTACTTTTGTGGGTCTGTTTTGGGAAACAAGGCTTTTCCTTCCCCTTATATTGGGAGGTTTGGTAATTTCTTCACAAAACACCCATTATCTTTATAAAGATTAAATGAGTTTACTTCACCCTTATTACCTGATTGTTATTGCTGTGTTGCTATTCTTTAGTGTACAGGAAGTTTTTGGTCGTAGAGTTGATAGGAAATACCAATGGTATCTTGCAATTTTCCTTATACTTATTGCTGGTTTGCGGAAACAAGTGGGACCAGATTATGGGAGTTATGTGGGGATTTATGCGTTTTCAGGTCAAATTGATTATGTTAGCATACTTTTTAAGGCATTTTATCTTGATCCACCTACTCCATTTGAGCTAGAGTGGCTTTTTATTTTGATTAATAAAGTGATGCTGAATATTTTCAATGCACCATTTTATATGTTTACTCTAGTGATTGCAGCAATTACTGTTTTTTTT encodes the following:
- a CDS encoding MMPL family transporter, whose translation is MHRIFIHLYYLISKNRITSLAFALFFLMVCGFFASKINFEEDISQIIPKNEKSDLTAKVLNQLNFSDKIIVIIEKKSNENDFQLSETADSFLNKIQPLEKYIASVQGKVNDDEISETFDFVNQNLPLFLDEKDYQEISRRLDKDSISKQVESNYMSLISPASLVTKEFIKKDPLGITFLGIKKLNTLNISKDFKLEDNYIITKDGKNLLLFINPKNKSNDTKNNEIFINSLNNIKDNLNKEFKGKTEISYFGSPVIAVANAQQIKKDIQNTVVISMGVLLILLMYYFRNFFTPLIVFLPTVFSVFLSLLILYFIKDKVSAISLGIGAILIGITIDYALHILTHYKHNNNIEELYKEITQPIILSSATTAVSFLCLVFVRSEALKDLGLFAAMTVFISSFAALIIVPQLYHPKQKNEHSKSNFIDKIGNYPYEKNKPLIIACSVIILACFFGFRHVGFNKNIGDLNFIPEDLKITEAKIQKLSDITSKSVYTIAYGNSEQQTLKKNSDLSQFLEKEKKQGKILSYNSIGSIVLSEKDQQKKLAQWKDFWNQNKKNETINELIENGNKFGFNSSAFDQFSHNLNKAYSVISLKEYEKIKALQIGEFLSNDKGFYTLSNVVKVDDKNRDAFINDVEKNQKALAIDRQQMNENFLGLLKNDFNTLINYSLLAIVITIILFFRNFELSLLTMFPIVLTGIVTAGLLYFLGLELNIFSTVVCTLVFGVGDDFSIFLTKAMQKEYTTGKNELPTYRVSIILAVFTTILSIGSLIFAKHPALHSLALVALIGMFSVIVITSTLYPFWFRFLITNRTKKGLSPITLRLFLHSVLSFLYYGLFGFTISVFGSFFAKKSHGKTLYMIKLLVAKFLGSVLYTNPFVTKKIIRNPNENFSKPAIIIANHTSFLDTLAVALVNPKIIFLVNDWVYNSPVFGKMVRALGFYPVSQGIENGLDKLREKTDQGYSLIVFPEAERSFDNNIKRFHKGAFYLAEQLNLDVLPLYIHGNSEVLPKGDFIIYNGSITIKIGDRISNEDKSFGKNYSERTKKINAYFREEFAKLRNELEDENYFKYKLFLSYLYKENEVVKAVKEDFNKNKSLYYELNQWIAKDAVILHIADDFGQKDVLLTLQQAKRKLFSQIRDSEKRAVAKNNYLVKKRKLFYIENQAEINKKVDVLLISDQNFDLNSITDCPETVILLNIENNVFENQNYKQLFNSGSLKIFRHE